In Chryseobacterium gleum, a single genomic region encodes these proteins:
- a CDS encoding CusA/CzcA family heavy metal efflux RND transporter, which translates to MLNNIIHFSIKNKLIIGLFTLALICWGTYSLTKLPIDATPDITDNQVMVITVSPTLAAQEVEQLVTFPVEQTMVSIPGIKDMRSFSRFGLSIVTIVFKENVDIYWGRQQVQERLTIAEKSIPEGVGTPEMAPVTTGLGEIYQYSIHPKKGYEDKYDATELRTIQDWIIKRQLLGTPGVAEVSGFGGFVKQYEIAIEPDRLASQNINISDIFTALEKNNQNTGGAYIDKGPNAYFIRSEGLVKNIEEIKKIVVKNEAGVPILLRDVAEVRFGNGPRYGAATRNGEGETVTGVVMMLKGANSSEVITNVKAKVAEIESSLPEGVEIEPFLDRKKLVDGAISTVSTNLIEGALIVIFVLILFLGNLRGGLVVASVIPLAMLFAISMMNLFGVSGNLMSLGAIDFGIIVDGTVIIVEAVLHRITGSKDRYGGVAKLTQEQMDEEVYQSSRKIRSAAAFGEIIILIVYLPLLALVGVEGKMFGPMAQTVSFAILGAFLLSFTYVPMMSALVLSKKTTHKENFSDRMMKAIQRVYTPIIEGAMKMKLLVVSIAVGLFIITLFVFNRMGAEFIPQLDEGDFAVETRVPVGSSINQLIDVSQKAQTILRKNYPEVEEVVNKIGSGEIPTDPMPIEAGDMIVKLKPKKEWTSAKDREELIEKMQADLSVIPNATFSFQQPIQMRFNELLTGAKQDVVLKIYGEDLDVLSDLASDVGRKIKNVEGVEDLYVEEITGLPQISIQFNRDKIAQYGMNIEDVNSAIETGFAGKAAGLVYEGERRFDLVVRLDNASRADITDVQNLFVSTPTGQQIPLSEVADISYKPGPVQIQRDNAKRRITLGFNVRNRDVKSIVNDIQDIVGAKVKMPAGYHITYGGQFKNLEEANARLAVALPVALLLILLLLYFTFRSVKQGLLIFTAIPLSAIGGVFALLIRDMPFSISAGVGFIALFGVAVLNGIVLIAEFNRLAKEGVNDIYERVRIGTRVRLRPVLMTAAVASLGFLPMAISSSSGAEVQRPLATVVIGGLITATALTLVVLPVLYIYFTKSSFKMRKPKTLPTAILLLGFLGLPSVMNAQVPTNSGTRVLTLQQSIDEALKNNNSIKIAEYNINVQQALKKGSVTIPKTEISYTQGVVSNPTINDNLINVTQRFDFPTVYSNQSKLAQERIRSSEKYKAVTENDLVEDVKLAYLQYQYILEKRRLLLEQDTIYSKLSKASNARYRTGESTSLENATSSVQYRQIQNELEKNEADIQIAKRLLQTLLNTTDDISIADTALVVREELLAIDGVSTTNNPIIQYLQQEINVSQREISLQRSKMLPDIILGYNGQTYKGLQTINGVDRTYTGKDRFSFFQVGISIPLFPGGYKSQINAAKINEQIAQKQVELTTTNLNGQLKELAQQYVKFQKSLNYYQTQALPQADLIISNSDKSFRNGDISYTQYLQNLTLSNNIHSEYIDNLYNLNRVIISIEAILGNN; encoded by the coding sequence ATGTTAAATAACATCATTCATTTTTCAATCAAGAATAAGTTGATAATAGGATTATTTACCCTGGCATTAATTTGCTGGGGTACGTACTCCCTTACCAAACTTCCTATTGATGCCACACCCGATATCACGGATAATCAGGTGATGGTCATTACTGTATCGCCTACATTGGCGGCACAGGAGGTGGAACAGCTTGTAACCTTTCCGGTGGAGCAGACAATGGTCAGTATTCCCGGTATTAAGGATATGCGTTCCTTTTCCCGTTTCGGGCTTTCAATCGTAACCATTGTATTTAAAGAAAATGTTGACATCTATTGGGGACGACAGCAGGTACAGGAAAGATTGACCATAGCGGAAAAAAGTATTCCCGAGGGTGTCGGTACACCCGAAATGGCTCCGGTAACTACCGGTCTTGGGGAAATCTATCAATACAGCATTCACCCCAAAAAAGGTTATGAAGACAAGTACGATGCCACTGAATTAAGAACTATTCAGGATTGGATTATTAAACGGCAATTATTAGGTACGCCCGGCGTTGCAGAAGTAAGCGGCTTCGGTGGATTTGTAAAGCAATACGAAATCGCTATCGAGCCTGACAGGCTTGCCAGCCAGAACATCAATATCTCCGATATTTTCACGGCATTGGAGAAGAACAACCAGAATACCGGTGGTGCTTACATTGATAAAGGTCCTAATGCTTACTTTATCCGAAGCGAAGGCTTGGTAAAGAACATCGAGGAAATCAAAAAAATAGTGGTCAAAAACGAAGCTGGCGTACCTATTCTTTTAAGAGATGTAGCCGAAGTACGGTTTGGAAACGGACCGAGATACGGAGCAGCCACCCGTAATGGTGAGGGCGAAACTGTAACAGGGGTAGTGATGATGCTTAAAGGAGCTAATTCATCTGAAGTAATTACCAATGTAAAGGCTAAGGTAGCAGAAATAGAAAGCAGCTTGCCTGAAGGTGTGGAAATTGAGCCTTTTCTTGACCGTAAAAAGCTGGTGGACGGAGCTATTTCTACCGTTTCAACCAACCTGATTGAAGGTGCATTAATCGTGATTTTTGTACTGATACTTTTCTTAGGAAACCTGCGTGGCGGGCTTGTGGTCGCTTCCGTAATTCCATTGGCAATGTTGTTCGCCATATCTATGATGAACCTCTTTGGCGTATCGGGCAACCTGATGAGCTTGGGAGCGATAGACTTTGGTATCATCGTGGACGGGACAGTTATCATCGTCGAGGCTGTGCTGCATCGAATAACGGGAAGTAAAGACCGGTACGGAGGTGTGGCAAAACTGACACAGGAGCAAATGGATGAAGAAGTCTATCAATCGTCCCGTAAAATACGCTCTGCGGCTGCATTCGGTGAGATTATCATTCTGATTGTATACCTGCCATTATTAGCGTTGGTAGGTGTAGAAGGTAAAATGTTCGGACCAATGGCACAGACTGTTTCTTTTGCCATTTTAGGAGCTTTCTTGCTTTCGTTTACCTATGTACCGATGATGTCGGCTTTGGTGTTGAGCAAGAAAACAACCCATAAGGAAAACTTCTCCGACAGAATGATGAAGGCTATTCAGAGAGTTTATACGCCTATCATCGAGGGAGCAATGAAAATGAAATTATTGGTCGTTTCTATTGCAGTAGGTCTTTTCATCATTACACTTTTTGTATTCAACCGTATGGGTGCAGAATTTATACCTCAGTTGGATGAGGGTGATTTTGCGGTAGAAACAAGGGTTCCGGTCGGTAGCTCTATCAACCAATTGATAGATGTTTCACAGAAAGCCCAAACTATCCTGCGGAAGAACTATCCCGAAGTAGAAGAAGTAGTAAATAAAATCGGTTCGGGGGAAATTCCCACAGACCCGATGCCTATTGAAGCGGGCGATATGATAGTGAAACTAAAGCCGAAAAAGGAATGGACAAGTGCCAAAGACAGAGAAGAACTGATAGAAAAAATGCAGGCTGACCTATCTGTTATCCCTAACGCTACATTTAGTTTCCAGCAACCTATACAGATGCGTTTCAATGAGTTGCTTACAGGAGCAAAACAGGACGTGGTTCTAAAAATCTATGGAGAAGATTTGGACGTACTATCAGACCTTGCTTCGGATGTGGGTCGTAAAATAAAAAATGTCGAAGGTGTAGAAGATTTATATGTAGAGGAAATAACAGGTTTGCCACAAATCAGCATACAGTTTAACAGGGATAAGATAGCACAGTACGGAATGAATATCGAAGACGTAAACAGTGCCATTGAAACAGGATTTGCAGGTAAAGCAGCAGGTTTGGTATATGAAGGCGAAAGACGGTTTGACTTGGTGGTAAGGCTGGATAATGCTTCAAGAGCAGATATTACGGATGTTCAGAATTTATTTGTAAGTACGCCCACAGGTCAGCAAATTCCTCTAAGTGAAGTAGCAGATATTTCATACAAACCGGGTCCGGTACAAATCCAAAGAGATAATGCCAAAAGACGGATTACACTTGGTTTCAACGTAAGAAACAGGGATGTAAAAAGTATCGTGAACGATATTCAGGATATTGTGGGAGCAAAAGTAAAAATGCCTGCGGGCTATCATATCACCTACGGCGGACAATTTAAAAACCTCGAAGAAGCCAATGCGAGGCTTGCAGTAGCATTGCCGGTGGCACTCTTACTGATTTTACTATTGCTGTACTTTACGTTCCGTTCGGTAAAACAAGGTCTATTGATATTTACTGCAATTCCGTTATCGGCGATAGGTGGTGTATTTGCTTTGCTCATCAGGGATATGCCTTTCAGTATCTCCGCCGGTGTAGGTTTTATTGCGTTATTCGGTGTTGCTGTTTTGAACGGGATTGTATTGATTGCAGAGTTCAACCGTTTGGCTAAGGAAGGGGTTAATGATATTTACGAAAGGGTTCGGATTGGTACACGGGTAAGATTAAGACCCGTACTGATGACAGCCGCAGTAGCTTCGTTAGGATTTTTACCGATGGCAATCTCATCTTCATCAGGTGCAGAAGTACAACGCCCGTTGGCTACGGTAGTTATCGGAGGTCTGATAACGGCAACTGCACTGACCCTTGTGGTACTTCCTGTACTGTATATCTATTTCACAAAATCATCATTCAAGATGCGGAAGCCCAAAACCTTGCCTACGGCAATATTACTATTAGGATTTTTAGGTTTACCGTCGGTAATGAATGCACAAGTACCTACAAATTCCGGTACAAGAGTGCTGACCTTACAGCAATCCATTGATGAAGCGTTGAAAAACAACAACAGCATCAAGATAGCGGAGTATAACATCAATGTACAGCAGGCATTAAAGAAAGGAAGCGTTACTATTCCTAAAACGGAAATTTCCTATACACAGGGTGTAGTAAGTAATCCTACTATTAATGATAACCTGATTAATGTTACACAGCGTTTTGATTTTCCGACCGTTTACAGCAATCAATCAAAGTTGGCACAGGAAAGGATACGCAGCAGCGAAAAATACAAGGCTGTAACCGAAAATGACCTTGTTGAAGACGTAAAGCTGGCTTACCTGCAATATCAGTATATATTGGAGAAAAGACGGCTATTGTTGGAACAGGACACGATTTACAGCAAGCTAAGTAAAGCAAGTAATGCGAGGTATAGAACAGGAGAAAGCACAAGTCTTGAAAATGCTACTTCGTCAGTCCAATACCGACAAATTCAGAATGAGCTGGAAAAGAATGAAGCCGATATACAAATTGCCAAACGTCTTTTACAGACATTGCTTAATACAACCGATGACATCAGCATAGCAGATACGGCATTGGTTGTAAGGGAGGAATTATTGGCTATTGATGGTGTATCAACTACCAACAATCCTATCATTCAATATCTGCAACAGGAAATCAATGTTAGCCAAAGAGAAATATCCTTGCAGAGAAGCAAGATGTTACCGGACATTATTTTAGGTTATAACGGTCAGACCTACAAAGGTCTGCAAACGATTAACGGTGTCGATAGAACTTATACGGGTAAAGACAGGTTTAGTTTTTTCCAAGTCGGTATAAGCATACCTCTTTTTCCGGGTGGTTATAAATCCCAAATCAATGCGGCTAAAATCAATGAACAGATTGCACAAAAACAGGTAGAACTGACGACTACAAATCTGAACGGACAGCTTAAAGAGTTGGCACAGCAGTATGTGAAATTTCAGAAATCTCTAAACTATTATCAGACACAGGCATTGCCACAGGCAGACCTGATTATCAGTAATTCGGATAAGAGTTTTAGAAACGGTGATATTTCCTATACACAATATCTGCAAAACCTTACGCTATCCAATAATATCCATTCAGAGTATATAGACAACCTGTATAATCTTAACCGGGTTATTATTTCCATAGAGGCAATTTTAGGCAACAATTAA
- a CDS encoding MerC domain-containing protein: MKNKTYDILGISAATLCLIHCLIFPLLVIIPIGISHNPYIDLAFLIIGAIIAFKICKTTDSKLVIALFAVSLLTILISVVLDALYHIHLPLIYVGSVGLITAHIINHRRTHT; encoded by the coding sequence ATGAAAAATAAAACATACGACATACTCGGCATTTCGGCAGCAACGCTCTGTTTAATCCATTGCCTGATTTTCCCTTTGCTTGTCATTATACCGATTGGCATATCGCATAATCCGTATATAGATTTAGCCTTTTTGATTATCGGAGCTATTATAGCATTCAAAATCTGCAAGACGACCGACAGCAAGCTGGTCATTGCTCTTTTTGCCGTTTCATTGCTTACGATTTTAATTTCGGTAGTCCTCGATGCCCTTTACCATATACACCTGCCCCTTATTTACGTCGGCTCCGTGGGGCTGATTACGGCACATATCATCAATCATCGCAGGACGCATACCTAA
- a CDS encoding efflux RND transporter periplasmic adaptor subunit has protein sequence MNRSSFKKYIPLLLSAVLVVSSCKDKKENAAEQAPAETESKTDTAPSVRQITFTADQYKLSEIQTGSIELRNLSNIIKLTGAIEAEPNSIATVSAPLGGYIKTAGLLPGQAVKKGQQLATIENPEFITIQQEYLESIGRLEYLSQEYKRQQELRNEDVNAAKTFQQVSSDYNVMKARIAGLEQQMALIGISSNALKNNKQISRTAGIYAPISGYIKVSNTNIGKYAAPTDVLFEITGVDALHLALNAFEKDLGKIQVGQTVKFSLSNENDYRHTGKVYLVGQAANDKKMIPVLCRFTKDAKLLPGMYVKAWVETGTEQKNAVPNDAIVQLNGLDYIIIQTTGNNDSYTFQLLQIAKGVEQEGYTAVELPQSANQQSLKVVTKNAYTILSAIRNAEEEE, from the coding sequence ATGAATAGGTCATCATTTAAAAAATATATACCATTATTACTGTCAGCAGTATTGGTGGTTTCGTCCTGTAAGGATAAAAAAGAGAATGCTGCCGAACAGGCTCCGGCAGAAACAGAGAGCAAGACCGATACAGCACCTTCGGTAAGACAAATTACGTTTACCGCTGACCAGTACAAGCTGTCGGAGATACAAACAGGCTCCATAGAATTAAGAAACCTTAGCAATATAATCAAGCTGACAGGAGCTATTGAAGCTGAACCAAACAGCATAGCCACCGTATCAGCACCATTGGGCGGTTATATCAAAACAGCAGGGTTATTGCCGGGGCAAGCTGTAAAAAAGGGGCAGCAATTAGCCACTATTGAAAATCCGGAGTTCATCACCATTCAACAGGAGTATTTGGAAAGCATCGGCAGGCTGGAATATTTGTCACAGGAATACAAAAGACAGCAGGAATTGAGAAATGAAGATGTCAATGCAGCCAAAACCTTCCAACAGGTAAGCTCTGATTACAATGTGATGAAAGCCCGTATTGCAGGTTTGGAACAGCAGATGGCACTTATCGGCATCAGCAGTAACGCCTTGAAAAACAACAAGCAAATTTCCAGAACTGCGGGTATTTATGCTCCCATTTCAGGGTATATCAAAGTCAGTAATACCAATATCGGGAAATACGCCGCACCAACCGATGTCCTGTTTGAGATAACGGGTGTAGATGCACTGCATCTTGCTTTAAATGCTTTTGAAAAGGACTTGGGCAAAATTCAGGTTGGGCAGACCGTTAAGTTTTCACTTTCCAATGAAAATGATTACCGCCATACCGGAAAAGTGTACTTGGTCGGTCAGGCTGCAAATGACAAAAAAATGATACCGGTGCTTTGCCGCTTTACCAAAGATGCAAAACTCTTACCGGGAATGTATGTAAAAGCGTGGGTAGAAACAGGAACGGAACAAAAGAATGCCGTACCTAACGATGCCATTGTTCAGTTGAATGGTTTGGATTACATCATCATCCAAACAACAGGGAATAATGACAGCTATACATTCCAGTTGTTGCAAATTGCCAAAGGTGTGGAGCAGGAAGGTTATACAGCAGTTGAATTACCTCAAAGTGCCAATCAGCAATCGTTAAAAGTAGTCACGAAAAACGCTTATACTATCCTTTCAGCTATTAGAAATGCGGAAGAGGAAGAATAA
- a CDS encoding heavy metal translocating P-type ATPase: MELIPLPLLLAATAFGLYSLLKTAIVELIKERKVGTELFISIAVIVSVVGKEYLAGSVVLMIILIAEYIASASGERARASIKELIGSVPQTAVIKKDGKEQTIQITSLVMGDIVVVKAGEKIPVDGKVIAGSGSVNQAPITGESVPVEKVNDSEVFAGTILELGALDVQMTKAGNDTVFSRIIALVEEAESSKAPIEKLTDRVASWLIPFVFIFVIGVYLVTKDVKLVIALLIFTSPAELGLATPLVTISAIARAAREGILVKGGKYLEELAKIKTIVFDKTGTLTVGKPTLNKVDISDSNYTEKDLLYFAATAENRSSHPLANAIIVRAEELDVELSEPTGFEVFKGKGLGASIDSRKVLIGNKTLMDDHKISVTINSENLTDTAIYMAIDNKAAGVFYVSDTIRPGAKEMIDELKKSGVQNVIMLTGDNPQTAQHVSSQLGITSFKADMLPEDKIKAIQELQSTGEKVAMVGDGINDAPALVQANVGISMGIVGTQAAMEAADIVLVEDKLEKIARSKAISKRAFKTIKENIIGGVGVVHVLGITLVLLGVLGPVEAAVIHLLPDTLVFLNSIKLLRVKI, from the coding sequence ATGGAACTCATTCCATTACCCCTGTTGCTGGCAGCTACGGCTTTCGGTCTGTATTCTTTGCTAAAGACGGCTATTGTCGAGCTTATCAAAGAACGTAAAGTCGGTACGGAACTTTTTATCTCCATAGCCGTAATTGTATCGGTTGTGGGCAAAGAATACCTTGCCGGTTCCGTAGTACTGATGATTATCCTGATAGCGGAATATATCGCCAGTGCAAGCGGAGAACGGGCAAGGGCATCTATCAAAGAATTGATAGGCTCTGTACCACAAACAGCCGTCATTAAAAAAGACGGAAAAGAGCAAACAATCCAAATCACCTCGCTGGTTATGGGCGATATTGTCGTAGTAAAAGCAGGAGAAAAAATACCTGTTGACGGTAAAGTCATTGCCGGTTCCGGTTCCGTCAATCAGGCTCCTATTACCGGAGAAAGCGTACCGGTCGAAAAAGTAAACGACAGCGAAGTCTTTGCCGGAACTATATTGGAGTTGGGAGCATTGGACGTGCAAATGACCAAAGCAGGTAATGATACGGTGTTTTCAAGGATTATCGCTTTGGTAGAAGAAGCCGAAAGCAGTAAAGCTCCCATTGAAAAACTCACTGACAGGGTAGCCTCGTGGCTGATACCGTTCGTGTTCATTTTTGTGATAGGTGTCTATTTAGTAACAAAAGATGTAAAGCTGGTCATCGCCCTATTGATTTTTACCTCGCCTGCCGAATTAGGCTTAGCCACCCCTTTAGTAACTATATCTGCCATTGCAAGGGCAGCCCGTGAAGGTATCTTGGTAAAAGGAGGTAAATATTTAGAGGAACTCGCAAAGATAAAAACCATTGTTTTCGATAAGACCGGAACACTTACGGTAGGTAAACCTACACTCAATAAAGTAGATATATCGGATAGCAACTATACAGAAAAGGACTTACTGTATTTTGCGGCTACTGCCGAAAACCGTTCCAGCCACCCATTGGCAAATGCGATTATTGTCCGTGCAGAAGAATTAGATGTGGAGCTTTCAGAGCCGACCGGCTTTGAGGTATTTAAAGGAAAGGGGCTTGGAGCTTCAATAGACAGCAGAAAAGTGTTGATAGGAAACAAAACATTGATGGACGACCATAAAATCAGTGTTACAATAAATAGCGAAAACCTTACAGATACAGCTATTTATATGGCAATTGATAATAAGGCTGCCGGTGTATTCTATGTGTCCGACACCATACGTCCGGGAGCAAAAGAAATGATTGATGAACTGAAAAAAAGCGGTGTTCAAAATGTTATAATGCTTACGGGCGACAATCCGCAAACAGCACAACACGTGTCAAGTCAGTTAGGCATTACCTCGTTCAAAGCGGATATGCTGCCGGAGGACAAAATTAAAGCTATACAGGAACTCCAATCCACAGGAGAAAAAGTAGCAATGGTAGGCGATGGCATCAACGATGCTCCGGCTCTTGTGCAGGCAAATGTAGGTATCTCTATGGGTATCGTAGGTACGCAGGCAGCAATGGAAGCCGCTGATATTGTTTTGGTGGAAGACAAACTCGAAAAAATTGCCCGTTCCAAAGCTATCAGCAAAAGAGCTTTCAAAACTATCAAAGAGAATATAATCGGTGGCGTTGGTGTGGTACACGTATTGGGTATTACACTGGTATTGTTAGGGGTTTTAGGACCCGTAGAAGCAGCAGTCATTCACCTGTTGCCCGATACGCTGGTATTTCTGAACTCAATCAAACTACTTAGAGTAAAAATTTAA
- a CDS encoding TonB-dependent receptor — protein MNLKSILLLVAFVSATLNIFAQNSISGTVKDETTNENLAGASIYIADLKTGATTDTNGSYKINNLKRGTYLLEINYTGYQPIIEKISIDKDTVMDFLLSPAVTELNELIITGVTRSTELKLSPVIVKAVDGKTLNQNSATNLIDALRNVPGVNQITTGTGISKPTIRGLGFNRVITLNNNIRQEGQQWGDEHGIEIDENAVDRVEVVKGPGSLMYGSDGIAGVLNFLAPKALPLGQVKTQVSSNYQSNNNLIGYSVANAGNKDGLQWLGRFSNKFAGNYQNAYDGKVFNSGFKEINGSLFLGINKSWGHSHLTVSSYNNTLNLVEGERDELGRFIYENANGDEVAATDKDLKGYKTGFPHQKINHIGVASNNYFILDKGTLNADFGFQNNKRREFEDPATPDEPELFFDLKTLNYNVRYNFEKVNGWETSVGIGGMWQSNTNRAIEALIPNYSLFDAGAFVFTQKTFFDKLTLAGGIRFDNRYMNSKELYLDEDENPVPGTDPDAELKFSAFEKNYNGISGSLGLSYKVDKNSTFKFNVSRGFRAPNSTELSANGRHEGTFRYLFGKSDLKPEISHQVDVAYFLNSKHITLEITPFVNFIGNYIYLEKMVDANGNEIIPDPADGAPAFEYTSGNATLIGGEIYLDIHPHPMEWLHFENSFSYVQATQSNQPDNLKYLPFIPAPRYRGEVKAELKAVNSTFSNAYIKFGLDHFFKQDKFHGAYGTETATPAYTLLSAGIGTNIKAFNRSDFMSLYISGENLADVAYQNHLSRLKYAPENPATGRMGVFNMGRNISVKMIVNF, from the coding sequence ATGAATTTAAAAAGCATATTACTATTGGTTGCTTTCGTATCGGCAACCTTAAACATATTTGCACAAAACAGTATTTCAGGTACGGTAAAAGACGAAACCACAAACGAAAATTTAGCTGGTGCATCCATCTATATTGCTGACCTGAAAACAGGTGCAACGACAGACACAAACGGTAGTTATAAAATCAATAACCTTAAACGGGGAACCTACCTTTTAGAGATAAATTATACAGGCTATCAGCCAATAATCGAAAAAATAAGCATCGACAAAGATACGGTTATGGACTTTTTATTAAGCCCCGCTGTTACAGAACTGAATGAGTTAATCATAACAGGTGTAACCCGCTCAACAGAATTAAAACTAAGCCCTGTCATTGTTAAAGCGGTGGACGGTAAAACACTCAATCAGAACAGTGCTACCAATCTGATTGATGCTTTAAGGAATGTACCCGGTGTAAACCAAATAACAACAGGGACAGGAATTTCAAAACCTACCATACGAGGTTTGGGATTTAACAGAGTAATTACATTGAACAATAATATCCGGCAAGAGGGACAACAATGGGGCGATGAACACGGTATTGAGATAGACGAGAATGCAGTGGACAGAGTGGAAGTTGTCAAAGGTCCCGGAAGCCTTATGTACGGTTCGGACGGTATTGCGGGAGTGCTTAATTTTCTTGCTCCGAAAGCCTTGCCGTTAGGACAGGTAAAAACACAGGTTTCCTCCAATTACCAAAGTAATAACAACCTCATTGGCTATTCCGTTGCCAACGCTGGGAATAAAGACGGCTTGCAATGGCTTGGCAGGTTCAGCAACAAGTTTGCAGGCAACTACCAAAATGCCTACGACGGAAAAGTTTTCAATTCGGGTTTTAAGGAAATCAATGGTAGCCTGTTTTTGGGAATAAACAAAAGCTGGGGACACTCACACCTGACCGTAAGCTCTTATAACAACACCCTTAATCTTGTAGAGGGAGAAAGAGATGAATTAGGAAGATTTATCTACGAAAATGCCAATGGCGATGAAGTAGCAGCAACGGACAAAGATTTGAAAGGATATAAAACAGGTTTTCCGCATCAGAAGATAAATCATATTGGAGTAGCTTCAAACAATTATTTCATATTGGATAAAGGAACGCTAAATGCCGACTTTGGTTTTCAGAACAATAAACGCAGAGAGTTTGAAGACCCTGCCACACCTGATGAGCCGGAATTGTTCTTTGATTTGAAAACGCTCAACTATAATGTACGATACAATTTTGAAAAAGTAAATGGCTGGGAAACATCGGTCGGCATCGGCGGTATGTGGCAGAGCAACACCAACAGGGCAATAGAGGCTTTGATACCCAATTACAGCCTTTTCGATGCAGGAGCGTTTGTGTTCACGCAGAAAACATTTTTTGATAAGCTCACTTTAGCCGGAGGTATCCGTTTTGACAACCGGTATATGAACTCAAAGGAACTTTACCTCGATGAAGACGAAAATCCTGTACCCGGTACAGACCCCGATGCCGAATTGAAATTCAGTGCCTTTGAAAAGAACTACAATGGCATTTCGGGAAGTTTGGGATTATCGTATAAGGTGGATAAAAATTCTACTTTCAAATTTAACGTATCGAGAGGTTTCAGAGCACCGAACAGCACCGAGCTTTCTGCCAACGGAAGACACGAGGGAACGTTCCGTTACCTGTTTGGAAAATCAGACCTTAAACCGGAAATCAGTCATCAGGTGGACGTTGCCTATTTCCTCAATTCCAAACACATCACGTTGGAGATTACGCCGTTCGTAAACTTCATAGGCAATTATATCTATCTCGAAAAAATGGTAGATGCAAACGGCAATGAAATCATTCCAGACCCTGCCGACGGAGCACCTGCCTTTGAATATACATCGGGAAATGCCACTCTAATCGGAGGCGAGATTTACTTGGATATACACCCGCACCCTATGGAATGGCTGCATTTTGAAAACTCCTTTTCCTATGTGCAGGCAACGCAGAGCAACCAGCCCGATAATCTGAAATACCTGCCCTTTATCCCTGCACCGAGATACAGGGGCGAAGTCAAAGCCGAGCTTAAAGCAGTCAATAGCACATTCTCCAATGCTTACATCAAGTTCGGGCTTGACCATTTTTTCAAGCAGGACAAATTTCACGGTGCTTACGGTACAGAAACAGCAACACCTGCATACACCTTGTTGAGTGCAGGAATTGGAACAAATATAAAAGCATTCAACCGAAGCGACTTTATGTCTTTGTATATCAGTGGCGAAAACTTGGCTGACGTGGCTTATCAAAATCATTTAAGCAGGCTGAAGTATGCCCCCGAAAATCCCGCAACGGGACGTATGGGTGTTTTCAATATGGGACGTAATATCAGCGTGAAAATGATAGTGAATTTTTAA
- a CDS encoding DUF6122 family protein, with amino-acid sequence MEQFIHYFLHLIFPGILSYFLFRENWIRCYAILLLTMLVDLDHLLATPIFDPCRCSINFHPLHSWFAIAIYFILLFFKPTRVIAVGLLLHMATDGLDCFLSQNNCD; translated from the coding sequence ATGGAACAATTTATCCATTACTTTTTACACCTTATTTTTCCGGGTATCCTTTCCTATTTTCTGTTTAGGGAAAATTGGATAAGATGCTATGCAATATTGTTGCTCACTATGCTGGTTGATTTAGACCACCTTTTGGCAACACCAATATTTGACCCTTGCAGGTGCAGTATAAATTTCCACCCCCTGCATAGCTGGTTTGCTATTGCTATTTACTTTATCCTGTTGTTTTTCAAACCGACACGGGTTATTGCCGTGGGGTTGCTTTTACATATGGCTACCGATGGTTTGGACTGTTTTCTTAGCCAAAATAATTGCGATTGA